The following are from one region of the Bactrocera oleae isolate idBacOlea1 chromosome 6, idBacOlea1, whole genome shotgun sequence genome:
- the Dhps gene encoding probable deoxyhypusine synthase has protein sequence MSVEPDIAKEAVLKRSENIPENTPIVKGYDWNQGIDYSKLFESYVNTGFQATNLGLAIREINQMLDCRQQPLKPEEADLHETDEFIRRKHSCTIFLGFTSNLVSSGLRETLRFLVEHQMVDCVVTTAGGVEEDFIKCLAPTYMGSFELSGRDLRDRGINRIGNLLVPNDNYCKFEDWLMPLLDVMVEEQKTKGMIWSPSRIIQRLGERINDTSSIYYWAAKHKIPVFCPALTDGSLGDMMYFHSFRHPGLVVDILSDLRRLNTMAVKATKSGMIIIGGGIIKHHICNANLMRNGADYSVFINTASEFDGSDSGARPDEAISWGKIKKEASPIKVYAEATLVVPLIVGETFVKRYFNAKKETELQ, from the exons ATGTCCGTTGAACCAGATATCGCCAAAGAAGCGGTACTTAAACGAAGTGAAAATATACCGGAAAACACTCCCATTGTAAAGGGCTATGATTGGAACCAAGGAATTGATTACTCAAAATTATTCGAATCGTATGTTAACACTGGGTTTCAAGCTACTAATCTTGGATTGGCAATAAGAGAAATCAATCAAATG cTTGATTGTAGGCAGCAGCCGCTGAAGCCTGAAGAAGCCGATTTGCATGAAACAGATGAATTCATAAGACGAAAACATAGTTGTACAATTTTCCTTGGATTCACATCTAATCTAGTATCGTCCGGATTACGTGAGACATTGCGATTCCTCGTTGAACACCAAATGGTGGATTGTGTAGTGACGACAGCGGGTGGCGTTGAGGAAGACTTTATTAAATGTCTAGCACCCACATACATGGGCTCATTTGAATTATCTGGACGAGATTTACGGGATCGTGGGATAAATCGTATAGGTAATTTACTTGTACCGAACGATAACTATTGCAAGTTCGAGGATTGGCTTATGCCGTTACTTGATGTAATGGTTGAAGAGCAAAAAACGAAAGGCATGATTTGGTCTCCCTCTCGTATTATACAAAGACTTGGAGAAAGGATAAATGACACAAGCTCAATATACTATTGGGCTGCGAAACATAAAATACCTGTATTTTGTCCGGCGCTTACCGATGGTAGCCTAGGTGACATGATGTATTTCCACTCTTTCCGTCACCCAGGATTAGTGGTAGATATTTTGTCCGATTTGCGACGTCTTAACACTATGGCTGTGAAAGCCACCAAATCTGGAATGATTATAATTGGTGGCGGTATCATAAAGCATCACATATGCAATGCGAATTTGATGAGAAATGGAGCCGATTATTCCGTTTTTATTAACACAGCTTCGGAATTCGATGGCAGTGATAGTGGAGCTCGTCCAGATGAGGCCATATCTTGGGGTAAAATAAAGAAGGAAGCTTCACCTATTAAGGTCTATGCAGAAGCTACTTTAGTAGTGCCATTAATTGTCGGTGAGACGTTTgttaaaagatattttaatgcaaaaaaggAAACCGAACTACAATAA